In Ostrea edulis chromosome 10, xbOstEdul1.1, whole genome shotgun sequence, one genomic interval encodes:
- the LOC125666308 gene encoding acetylcholine receptor subunit alpha-1-B-like, which translates to MRFLKQNNGSFTCLHTVLLYFLLKAVLLVRADDHEFRLIRDIMVRYDKRTRPSGNHTLPTTVNFSVALAQIIDVDEKNQIITTNCWLNLNWRDNMLRWNPRKYGGIKVIRLPYDQVWRPDILLYDNADVGTAQSSVSTNVIVSDTGNVTWLSMWIFKSSCSMDVRYFPFDVQNCSMNFASWTFDAFRMDIRNDAEEGDLSNYVNSSEFEVVEFSFKRHVVVFTCCPEPYVFLTYTLVVQRKPLFYLFNMVMPCILITLVALLGFYMPNDSGEKLSMGITTLLSMTVFLMIVAERLPPVSDIVPLIGLYYGMSIALISLSTALNVFTLNVHHKGLRGHEVPYCLKRVFFGIVAKLLFLKIDLPVAPEEGMEQVPSPRYIIYESEPPPATNGRDDVPPRFPQKTDTDEPCQKEFMKILHRINKTIDRNDQRMAEQDRRDVIKVEWQQLALVIDRLLLVLFIVIVVCSTLSLLIPGSNYSHPIMNHE; encoded by the exons ATGAGGTTCCTTAAGCAGAATAATGGCAGTTTCACGTGCCTACACACGGTACTCCTGTACTTTTTATTAAAAG CTGTTCTCTTGGTCAGGGCCGATGACCACGAGTTCCGCCTAATCCGGGACATCATGGTCCGGTACGACAAGCGCACCCGGCCTTCGGGCAACCACACCCTACCTACCACAGTCAACTTCAGTGTGGCGCTGGCCCAGATCATTGATGTG GATGAAAAAAATCAGATAATCACCACCAATTGTTGGCTAAACTTG AACTGGAGGGACAATATGCTTAGATGGAATCCACGGAAGTATGGGGGGATAAAAGTGATTAGGTTGCCTTATGACCAAGTGTGGCGCCCGGATATCCTGCTTTATGACAA TGCGGATGTCGGAACAGCACAGTCATCCGTCAGCACCAACGTCATAGTGTCTGATACCGGAAATGTCACGTGGTTATCTATGTGGATTTTCAAAAGTTCGTGTTCGATGGATGTCCGATATTTCCCTTTCGACGTACAGAATTGTTCTATGAATTTTGCATCTTGGACTTTCGATGCATTTCGGATGGACATACGAAATGACGCAGAAGAGGGCGATTTATCAAACTACGTCAACAGTTCGGAATTTGAGGTTGTAGAATTCAGTTTCAAACGTCACGTGGTTGTCTTCACGTGTTGTCCTGAGCCGTACGTGTTTCTGACTTACACCCTCGTAGTTCAACGTAAGCCGCTGTTCTACCTGTTCAACATGGTGATGCCCTGTATTCTAATTACTCTAGTGGCACTGTTAGGGTTCTACATGCCAAATGATTCCGGGGAGAAGCTTTCTATGGGGATCACAACTCTACTGTCCATGACAGTCTTCCTGATGATTGTCGCAGAAAGGTTACCACCAGTTTCGGATATTGTACCCCTTATAG GTCTCTATTACGGTATGTCCATCGCCCTTATTTCTTTGTCAACAGCGCTCAATGTCTTCACGCTGAATGTCCACCATAAAGGCCTGCGTGGACATGAAGTCCCATACTGCCTCAAACGCGTGTTCTTTGGGATAGTTGCCAAGCTGTTGTTTCTCAAAATTGATTTACCCGTAGCCCCAGAAGAGGGAATG GAGCAGGTGCCCTCACCGCGGTATATCATTTATGAGAGCGAACCACCACCTGCCACGAACGGAAGAGATGATGTACCTCCGAGATTTCCACAAAAGACAGATACAGACGAACCATGCCAAaaagaatttatgaaaatattacacCGAATTAACAAGACTATCGACCGCAATGATCAGCGAATGGCTGAACAAGATAGGCGTGACGTCATCAAAGTAGAGTGGCAACAGCTAGCACTCGTCATAGACAGGTTGCTCCTCGTGCTTTTTATTGTCATTGTTGTTTGTTCTACTTTGTCTTTGCTGATTCCCGGAAGTAATTATTCACACCCGATCATGAACCACGAATAA